A portion of the Bacillus thuringiensis genome contains these proteins:
- a CDS encoding heterodisulfide reductase-related iron-sulfur binding cluster, which yields MNSLLIINWLAAIAVIAYAGYLFVYLIRTRMAYIQLGKKIEFDRRFKERWDLLKVNVFGQKKLLKDKKSGIIHVMFFYGFILVQFGAIDFVWKGLAPGSHLPLGPLYPAFTFFQEIVTLVILIAVFWAFHRRYVEKLVRLKRNFKSGLVLIFIGGLMISVLLGNGMGLIWHGEELSWSEPIASATAYVFSGINETVAISVFYFSWWVHLLILLTFLVYVPQSKHAHLIAGPANVFFGRLSNPGKLEKIDFEDETQETFGVGKIEDFRQNQLIDLYACVECGRCTNMCPATGTGKMLSPMDLILKLRDHLTDKGAAVTSKAPWVPVVAFNNTQGNQLAMMAAGKGQQESAATTFAYDPSLIGDVITEEEIWACTTCRNCEDQCPVMNEHVDKIIDLRRYLVLTEGKMDAEAQRAMTNIERQGNPWGLNRKERETWRQGDDEVTVPTVKEKSKAGEEFEYLFWVGSMGSYDNRSQKIAISFAKLMNEAGISFAILGNKEKNSGDTPRRLGNEFVFQEMATKNIEEFEKAGVKKIVTIDPHAYNTFKNEYPDFGLQAEVYHHTELLAQWVKEGLLKPVHAIEETVTYHDSCYLGRYNEVYEAPRDILKAIPGVNLVEMARNRETGMCCGAGGGLMWMEETTGSRINVARTEQALAVQPSIIGTGCPYCLTMISDGTKAKEVEEKVQTLDVTEILERSVIGQKKEAM from the coding sequence ATGAATAGCTTACTGATCATTAATTGGCTGGCTGCCATTGCTGTTATTGCTTATGCAGGGTATTTGTTTGTATATCTTATACGGACGAGAATGGCCTACATACAATTAGGAAAAAAAATTGAATTTGACCGTCGTTTTAAAGAGCGTTGGGATCTCCTTAAGGTCAATGTTTTCGGTCAGAAAAAGCTGCTGAAAGATAAGAAAAGCGGCATCATTCACGTTATGTTCTTTTACGGATTTATTCTTGTCCAATTTGGAGCAATTGACTTCGTTTGGAAAGGACTCGCACCAGGATCACATCTTCCACTTGGACCACTATACCCTGCATTTACATTCTTCCAGGAAATTGTCACACTTGTTATTTTAATTGCAGTATTTTGGGCTTTTCATAGACGTTATGTAGAAAAGCTTGTTCGTTTAAAACGTAACTTCAAATCAGGTCTTGTTCTTATCTTTATCGGTGGTTTAATGATTTCTGTGCTACTTGGTAACGGTATGGGACTTATATGGCATGGCGAGGAGCTTTCATGGAGTGAACCAATCGCTTCTGCAACCGCTTACGTTTTTAGCGGGATAAATGAAACCGTAGCCATTTCAGTGTTCTATTTTTCTTGGTGGGTGCATTTACTAATTTTGTTAACGTTTTTAGTGTATGTTCCACAATCAAAACATGCGCATTTAATTGCGGGACCAGCTAATGTATTCTTCGGTCGTCTTTCAAACCCAGGGAAGCTTGAAAAGATTGATTTTGAAGATGAAACGCAAGAAACATTTGGTGTTGGTAAAATTGAAGACTTTAGACAAAATCAACTTATTGACTTATACGCTTGTGTAGAGTGTGGCCGTTGTACAAATATGTGTCCGGCAACAGGTACAGGAAAAATGTTATCGCCGATGGACTTAATTTTAAAACTTCGAGATCATTTAACTGATAAAGGAGCTGCGGTAACATCAAAAGCACCGTGGGTTCCAGTAGTTGCCTTCAATAATACACAAGGAAATCAGTTAGCGATGATGGCAGCTGGAAAAGGACAACAAGAATCAGCGGCTACAACGTTCGCTTACGATCCGAGTTTAATCGGAGATGTTATTACAGAGGAAGAGATTTGGGCATGTACAACGTGTCGTAACTGTGAAGATCAATGTCCAGTTATGAATGAGCATGTTGACAAAATTATTGATTTACGTCGATATCTCGTTTTAACAGAAGGAAAAATGGACGCGGAAGCACAACGCGCGATGACAAATATCGAGCGTCAAGGGAATCCGTGGGGTCTGAACCGTAAAGAGCGTGAAACATGGCGCCAAGGTGATGACGAAGTAACAGTTCCGACTGTAAAAGAAAAATCAAAAGCTGGTGAGGAATTCGAGTATTTATTCTGGGTTGGTTCAATGGGATCATACGACAACCGTAGTCAGAAGATTGCAATATCATTTGCGAAGTTAATGAACGAAGCAGGCATTTCATTCGCAATTCTCGGTAATAAAGAAAAGAATTCTGGGGATACACCACGCCGCCTTGGGAATGAATTTGTATTCCAAGAGATGGCGACAAAGAATATCGAAGAATTTGAAAAGGCAGGAGTGAAGAAAATCGTTACGATTGATCCTCATGCTTATAACACATTTAAAAATGAGTATCCGGACTTTGGCTTGCAAGCAGAAGTCTATCATCATACAGAATTGTTAGCTCAGTGGGTGAAAGAAGGGCTCTTAAAGCCTGTTCACGCTATTGAAGAAACAGTTACGTACCATGATTCCTGTTATTTAGGAAGATACAACGAAGTGTACGAAGCGCCACGTGACATTTTGAAAGCGATTCCTGGAGTGAATCTTGTAGAAATGGCACGTAACCGTGAAACTGGAATGTGCTGTGGCGCAGGTGGTGGCTTAATGTGGATGGAAGAAACAACAGGTTCTCGTATTAACGTTGCTCGTACAGAACAAGCATTAGCTGTACAGCCATCCATTATCGGTACAGGTTGTCCATATTGCTTAACGATGATCAGTGATGGAACGAAAGCGAAAGAGGTAGAAGAGAAAGTCCAAACTCTTGATGTGACAGAGATTTTAGAACGATCTGTTATCGGACAGAAAAAAGAAGCGATGTAG